GGCGGCTGGTGTTTCTCCCTACTTGCCATTAAAAATGGCGCCAGAATTCGAGCACCTAGTCGAGCGTTTATTAGCGAAAACGGATAAAGCCGATGTAATGGTGAAGCCGTATAAAGCGGTGGATATATTACGGTTATTACCACAAGTACAGACCTCTGATCCCGTTCTTTATCAACAAATTAATGGATACTTAAAGCGTTTTAAGAAAAAAGCAGGCAAAACGCACTCTAAAGTACAGCTTTCTTTAACGTCGAGAGAAAAAACGTTAGCAAACCAGCGTGGGCAAAACACAGAAAACTGGCTACAAATAGAAGGCCAAGCGTTTTATGAAGTAAATCCGTACTTGCGCTTTTCGGGGGGCGGCATTTTAAATGACGAAAATGCGATACCAACCAATACTATGATGTCGTTTGGCTATCATTATGCGCAAGTTGATATTGGCTACCGTGAGCATTGGTATTCTCCTTTTAATAATGGCGCAATGTTAATTAGTTCTCATGCTGAACCAACGCCTACAATTACCATCAGCAACTACGAACCGTTTACCGATTTTCGTGTTCGTTACGAAATGTTCCTTTCTAAAATGGATGAACAAGCAGCAATTAAGTTAGGTGAACAATCAACCCCTGGTAAGCCTTATTTAGCTGGCATGCATCTGAGCTTTGCACTGACTGATAACTTCACAATAGGATTAAATCGCTTAATGCAGTTTGGTGGTGGATTACGCAGTGTGGGCGCTAAAGATGTGTGGCAAGCGTTTTTTGATCCGGTTAATAAAGACAATGCACAATCTGGCACCGATGACTTTGACGATCCAAATTACGAGTTTGGTGACCAAATGGCGTCCATCACAGCGAAGTATAACTTCTCTATATTTGATTTTCCGGTCAGTATTTACGGTGAATATGGTGGGGAAGATTCAGCTCATCATAAGAACTATCGGTTGGGAAACTTAACCCAGTCTGTGGGTATTTTCTTACCGGATGTTGGCGACGATCACAGCCTTAGATTTGAAGTAAACGATTGGCACGACCAATGGTATGTACACCACTTATATAGCGAAGGAAATAGTGTTGATGGCCATGTTATCGGTCACTGGGGCGGCGATGAGCGTGTTTTTGGTAAGGCTGATGGCGCTACGGTATATCAGTTAGATTGGAACTGGCGTTATTCTAGTGAGAAAACATTAGCGACTCAATTTAAACGTATTACCAACGACACACAGTTTGTGGCTGACTATGTACCTGGTTATGAAATAAAAACGCGTTACTCGCAGTTTATTAATAACTCATTTTGGGGCGCAGAGTTATATATGGGTAGAACCGTGTTTGACAAAAACTTTGTGCGAATCAGTGCTTTCTATAATTGGTAATACCTGTATTTTATTGGTGTTATTGGTGTTATTGGTGTTATTGGTGTTATTGGTGTTATTGGTGTTATTGGATTTGGATTCTTGGACTGGGATTCTTGGATTAGTATTCTTGGATTAGTACTCTTTGGTTGGTTTTGCTTAATGAAATTACAAGAGATTAAAACAGTATGACGCTGCCAACGAAGCAATACGCTACTATTTTAGTTGTGATGCCGAAGTATATTGGTGATGCAATAATGGCAACACCCGCGTTACGCTTGCTTGAACAGTTACATCCAAATGCGGTGATTACTTTGTTTTGTCGAAATAACGCGGTATACGAGCTATTTACCCATCACTCTTGTTACCAAGTGGTGCTTGACGAGTGTGTAAATGGCAAACAGCATCTGCGTCAGTCTCGCCAACAAATTCAGCAAATTTCACCTGATGTCGCCTATTTATTTAGAAATAATTTTTTTGATGCACTGCTATTAAAATTAGCAGGCGTGCCTCGTATTATTGGTTATCAACACGATGGACGTGGATGGCTACTTGATTATAAAGAAAAGATTGATCGTGTACGTCATTACATCAATCATTATGCGCATCTTGTCAATGCAAGCCATCAATTTCCATTTAAGCGATTACCTGATACTCACCTACAAGCCAATGCTGATACATTTAAACAAGACTGTATACAAGTTGCCGTATATGCCGGTAGCAAGCAAAAAGGGACGCGCTGCTTTCCAACTTCGTCACTTGTTAACTTGATTGCTGGGCTGTATGAGCAGTGTGACAAGTTTTCACAAAAAGTGCTGTTTACATTGATTGGTGCAAAGGATGAGCAAGATTATGCAGCGCAAATAGCTGAACAACTGCAGCATCAAGCGATAACGGTTGTTAATCAAGCAGGGCAAACGACAGTTTCAGAATTAGTCGACTTGATCGCCGCGCAAAACTTACTCATCACGATTGATTCCTCACCCATGCATATTGCTGCCGCATTAAAAGTGAATTCTTTAGTGCTCGTTAATCATGGAACCAGTCCGTGGAGTGTTGTCGCACCTAAGGTTGCAACTACGTTGGCAGTACTACCGCTAGGCAATATGATAGAAAATGAAGACCAAAGCCACGACTTGGACATGGCCCATGCGTTAAGCTTGTCGTGCCAATTACTTAATATCAGTGAGCAAGGCTTGGCTGAGCAGAATAAGCAGGATGAAGGTAGCAGCCCGCTAGAGAACTATGTAGAGACTACTCAAGAGAAACTAGAATGACACAGATCAGTAAATTGCCCATTAGTGTATTTATTGTTGCGCAAGATGAAGAGGCGCACATCGAAAAAGTGTTACAAAGCGTGCAATGTATGGATGAAGTTATCCTTGTCGACTCGGGTAGTACGGATCGTACCTTAGAGATTGCCAAAAAGTACGACGTAAAAATTTATCATCATGCATGGCAAGGGTATGCGAAACAAAAGCAGTACGCCATGTCGTTATGTAGTAATGAGTGGGTACTTAATCTAGATGGCGATGAAGTGTTAAACCCCTCAATTATTGCCCGGTTTAAGCAAATAATAGAGAACGATGAGTGTGACAGTGTGCGTTTTTGGCGGAATGATTGGTTTATTGGTCAACGTTTATCGCGTTTTACTAAACGACCTAATAATCATCGCCTGTATAAAAAGTCGAAGTCCCGTTTTGACGAAACCAACTTAGCGCATGAAAGCGCGATTGTTGATGGCAAAGAGTTGTTTATTAATGAAGAATTTGATCATTTCGGTTACAGCACTGTAGAAGTCATTACCCAGAAAAATAACCAATACTCCACACTAAAAGCGCAAGAGAAGTTTAATAAAAGCAAACGATATTCAACCTTAAAGCTATTGCTGATTTTCCCTATTACGTTTCTTCAGAAATACCTTATTCATGGTCAATGCTTTTCAGGTCGACGTGGGTTTATTCTTGCGGTGATGGCTTCTTATTACGCATTTATGAAAGAAGCGAAGCTGTATCAGTTATGGCAAAGCGAAAAGAAGTCGCTCAATTGCGGCGATAAGATGTAACTTTAGCTATTCTGCGTTAGAATTAAAACTCTATTTTATGCGCCCGCATTTCTAAATAATGTGCTGTAGTTGTAGGTCAAATAATGAAAACGAAAGATAAGATAATTGAAGCCAGTATCACGTTGTTTAACCAATTAGGTGAACCCAACGTGACAACTAACCATATTGCAGCACATTTAAATATTAGCCCGGGCAATTTGTATTATCACTTTCGTAATAAAGACGACATTATACGCTCAATTTTTAAGCTGTATGCACGCCATATGGAAACCCAGTTTGAGCCGGTGGCTGACAAAGCTCATATTTTGGATAACCTAAAAAAATACATGGATGCCGTGTTTGAATTAATGGGACGTTTTAGTTTTTTTTACGATAATTTACCCGTTATTTTGGCGCGCAGCCCCGCATTAAAAACCGACTACTTAAAAGTCCAAGAGCAAGTGTTAGTAAAAGTAGAGTCATTAGTGAATGGCTTAAAAAATGCTAATATTATCAATATTGAAGATGATGATGTTACGCATTTCTCACATAACGTAAAGCAGACGGTGAGCTTTTGGATAAGCTACTTTAAAACGCAGTCTGACAATCCACAAGTTGGCCAACAAGAATTATATCAAGGCGTAACCCGCGTATTATTATTATTTAAACCTCATTTTAATCTTGAATATCGTTATGCGTACGACGAACTTGAAGCACATTATCGCACTATGGCCGCTGAAAAATAAGGAACAACTATGCAAGTATTAACTGACAGCTTTCAACGCAATTTAACTCAACATAAAGCGGTATTTGAACAGCTTGAGCAACATCAAGCGCAATTATTAGAATTGGTTCAACAATGTAAAAAAGCGTTAGATAGCGGCGGTAAGTTACTATTTTTAGGCAATGGTGGTAGTGCCGCAGATAGTCAACATTTAGCGGCAGAATTTGTGGTACGCTTTAAAAAAGAGCGTAATGCTTTAGCTGCAATTGCGTTAACCACAGACAGCTCAATTTTAACCGCCAACTCAAATGACTATTCGTTCGATACCGTGTTTTCTCGCCAAGTAGAAGCCTTATGCCGTGAAAATGATGTTGTTATTGGTTTAACTACATCAGGACAAAGCCCGAATGTAAATTTAGCACTGCAAGCTGCCAATGATCTTGGCGCCTTTAGCGTGGCATTTACGGGTAAAGACGGTGGCAAAGTAAAAGATATTGCCGCGTTATCAATTATTATCCAGTCAGACGAAACGGCCCGCATTCAAGAAGCACATATGTTTTTTGGCCACTGGCTGTGCGAAGCTATTGATCTATTACACGAATAATTTATCTAAACCAGCCATATACCAAGTGAGTCCTTAATGCAGTTATCAGCGTTTAAACAATTATCAAAAAATAACATACTCGTGGTTGGTGATGTGATGCTAGACCGTTACTGGCACGGTGATTCGCAACGCATTTCACCTGAAGCGCCAGTTCCAGTGGTTAAAATATCGGCGTTAGAAGATAAAGTAGGTGGCGCAGCAAACGTTGCAAGAAATATCGCTCATTTAGACTCTCAAGTTACACTATTAGGCATTGTTGGTGACGATGAAAATGGGGAGCAATTAGCTAAATTACTCGAAACTGAAAATATTGATGCCCGCTTAATTCAACAGCAACAGCAGCCGACGATTGCGAAGCTTCGTGTCATTAGTCGCCATCAACAAGTAGTTAGATTGGACTTTGAACAAAGCTTCTCTGCGGATAACGCCAACAAATTAGAAACTGCATTTAATGCGATTGTTGATGAATATGACGTGATCATATTTTCTGATTACAACAAAGGTTCACTGCAAAATGTAACCAATATGATTGCAACTGCACGACAGCATGGTAAAACCGTGTTAGTTGACCCGAAAGCGAAAGACTTAAGCGTGTATGCAGGTGCGACAGTGATCACGCCAAACAAACACGAGTTTGTGTTGGCTGGTGGCGATACTGATACCGAGCAGTCAATTGCAGACAGCGCACGTAAGATCATGCAGGCACATAATATTGACGCGATTTTGTTAACGCGTTCAGAGCAAGGCATGTCAGTACTTAGTGCGACGGAAAAAGTCGACATGCCAGCGCAAGTACTGGAAGTGTCAGACGTCACTGGCGCGGGAGATACTGTTATAGCAACGCTTGCCGTTATGATGGGCGCTGGTATGCCATTGGCAGATGCGGCAAAAGTCGCTAATTTAGCGGCTGGTATTGTTGTTGGTAAACTAGGTGCAGCTACTGTTAAACCTGAAGAGCTATTCGCGAAAGTGAACCAGCATTTATTTAAAGGTGCTGCAGAACATTATCAAACACCTTACGAAGACGTATTTAAGCACATTGAATTAGCACGCATGAGCGGTGAAAAGATTGTATTCACTAATGGCTGCTTTGATATTTTACATGCTGGCCATGTACGCTATTTAGAGCAAGCTAAAGCGCTCGGTCATCGCTTAGTCGTGGGGTTAAATAATGACGCTTCAATTTCACGCTTAAAAGGCGAGTCGCGCCCTGTTAACCCATTAGCACAACGCGCAACGATATTAACCGCATTAGCTTCGGTAGATTGGGTGATCCCTTTTGGTGAAGAAGGTGACGACACACCACTGGAGTTGATTAAACGCGTAATGCCAGATATTTTGGTAAAAGGTGGCGATTACGAGGCGGAAAACATTGTTGGTGCCAAAGAAGTGTGGCATAACGGTGGTGAAGTTATCGTATTAGAGTTTGTTGAAGGTTGCTCAACCACTAATATCATTAAAAAAATTCAGCAAAATAAATAATTCATTTAATTGACAGGGTAGGGCTTGTGTATGTGGACTCGTTTAATGTACTCAATGACTTTTTACGCTTCCCTCCCTTTGATTTTTCTTTACTTCTTATGGCGAGGGATCAAGTCGCCTGATTACCGTGAAGGCTTTTCACAACGTTTAGGTCGTTACCAGCCACTTAACATCACTAAGCCAGTAATCCACTGCCATTGTGCATCATTAGGCGAAGTAAAAGCAGCCTTACCGCTTATCAAGCAACTGTTAAAGTCTCATTCGCATTATCAAATGGTGGTGACTACAACAACGCCTACCGGTGCCGCTGAGCTTAAAAAGCAACTTGGCAACGCCATCATTCATCTTTACGCTCCGCTTGATACCCTTGGAGCATCCAAGCGATTTTGTAACGCAGTTAAACCAACAATTAGTTTGATGGTAGAAGTGGAGCTATGGCCGAACTGGCTACACACCTTAAAGCAGCATGGCGCTAAGCTGTTGTTAATTAATGGCCGCTTATCACTTAATTCCTTTAATAAATATAAAAAGAATAAACGTTTAATGTTGCCGGTAATTCGTTGCTTTGACCGCATGATGATGCAATATCCGTTAGATGCGAAACGTTATATCGCATTAGGGGCGGATCAAGATAAAGTCACAGTGGCAGGCAATATCAAATTTGATTTAAGCGTTCCTGCAAAGCAAATGCGCCAAGGGCAAGTAATTAAACAAACCCTAAAAAACAGACCCGTATGGATAGCAGCCAGCACTCATCCAAATGAACACGAACTAGCGCTCGCTATTCATAAAAAAGTGCTCAAAACTTTACCCAAAGCCCTGCTTATTTTAACGCCTCGTCATCCAGAGCAGTTTACGGTAGCACGACAGCATATTGAAAAAAGTGGATTTAAATATTTGCAGCGCAGTGCGATGCAACCTGAAGTAGCTGAGCAAATAGATGAAACAGAGTTAAGTCATCAATCAGTAACAGAAGAATTATCAGAAAATCAAACTGCTACAGAAGGCGTGTTATTAGATGAACACAGCGACTTGGCTACTAATGGTGATGATATATTACCAAACACCGATGAACCGACCGATGAACCGCTTGCGGAACCCTCAGATCAAAGCATTAACGAAAGCGAGCCAGTAAATATTCCTATTACCACCAATGTTTTATTGGGCGACACCATGGGCGAAATGTTTACGTTAATGCGCTGCGCAGACGTGGCGTTTGTTGGTGGCAGTTGGGCGAAAAAGGGAGGTCATAACCCACTTGAGCCCGCCGCCTTGGGTGTACCAGTGATGATGGGACCTCATATAGACAATATTAAAGATATTGCAAAAGACCTAGTTCAACATAAAGCGATGCGTCAATTCGCTAACCCTGAACAAGCTTACCAAATTTTAATGACATGGCTACAGCAGCCTAAGAAACATAGAATGTCGTCTCAGGCGTGCATTAATATCATGTCTGCCAGCAAAGGCGGTCTCGCCAACAACTACCATGCTGTGTTGGCGCACTTGAAGTAGCCTTAAGGCTTCAATTTTCCGACTGCTTGGCCTCTGTCTTTAAACATTAAGCGTTCGATATTAATTAAGGTATCTACACCTTCGTCGCCTTCGATGGCTTCGACAGTGACGACACCGTTTTCAATACTAATAGAGTACTTGTCGAAATTGAGTTTATACACGGCTGTGTCATTGCCTGGGCCGCCATCAATTTTATCGTTACCGGCAGAGCCCATGATCACATCATCGCTAGCACTACCTGTAATTTCGTCGCTACCTGCACCGCCATCAATTAGCTCTATATTTTTAAGCTGAGTATTACTAAAGTCGTATACCTGTTTATTATTCTGGCCTTGGATAATGTCGTAGCCTTCGCCACCGTCTATCGCTTCAACTTCTTGTACAATGGTGAGGCCAATAAAATTATCTTCTTTATTACCAATAATTTGATCGAAACCTGGGCCACCTTCTACGTGATCATATTTATCGTTATCACCCAAATATTTGATAATATCGTCGCCTTCACCCCCTTTTATGCTATCTTCATGCTCGCCGCCAACAATCACGTCATCCCCGGAAGAGCCGGTAATGATGTCGGCCCCACCTTTACCATAAATGGTAAACCCTTCAGTTCGTAGTCTGAGATCATAATTATCACGATAATCTGAGCCAACAATTGTTCCGTTTGGTAGTACATCAATCGTGATAGTGCTGCTGTGTTTCGCTTGCAGGTTATCTTCAATCTCATAAGTAATCTCATCAGTACCGATAAAGCTTTCAGGTGCGGTGTAAATAAACTTATCGTTTTGCATTTCGATACGGCCACTCATTGGGTTATTAACCGCTATCACAGTTAACTGCCTTCTTTCTGGATCGTAGTCATTTTCTAAGATCTGATTAAAAGTAATTTCTAGTGGAGACGTTTCAAAAACTTCAAATACATCTGGACTCGCTACAGGTGCTTTATTTGGAGGAAGCACGTTGACTGTTAGAGTCGCTTCAGAGCGATTTCCTTTATTGTCTTCAATAATATATTTAACACTGGCTTCACCCATAAACTCAAACTCAGGTGAAAAGTCTACAGTGCCATCAGGTGAGAATGTGGCCGAGCCATTTTTCATTTCAATCAAGTCAATAAGCGTTAATGGATCACCCTGAAGGTCTGAGTCGTTTTCGAGAACATTGATTGAAATATCGATGTTTACTTCCGTGTCTTTTGAGTCATTCACGGCAATTGGTGCTTCTGGCAGGGTTGTGTCTAGTGTTGCCCCATACTCTGGCATTGACTCGTTAAGCTCCAGCGCTCCTATATCTGGACTCGCACCACTATAATTAAATGCGATTTGAGGCACCCGCTTTCCTTTATCGACTAAATTAGAATTTTCTGAGATTTGCAAAGGCGTAGCAAGAGGATCTCGATACTCATTAAATGTCCCTGTTTTAATGTTCGGTTGGTAGTTTTTGAATACGGTTTCAGCGTTGACTTTAATGTCATTATTACCTAACGGCGTGTTGTCTTTCCATTCTTGAAAGCTTTTGGCAAACACTGAACCAGTCTTTAATTTAAATGAGAACTTGCCGTCGGCACTCCATGCATTATTATCAAAGTCAACGAGCGAGTGGGTGGATGAGTTCAGTAAAATATAGTCTGTTCGTGTTTCATCACTGACAAACAAGTTATTGTTAAGGTTAAGTAGTTTGATGTCACCCGATGCATTTTTCCAAGCATAACCGCCACCCCGTTCAATGTTCGAAAACCATTTTACAACGGTGTTATTAACTATATACATACCGCTTGGTCCGTCTTGTTCCGGTTTAATTTTAAACGGTCCTCTCGCAGGGTTAAGGATAATATTTTTAAATGCGTACGCTGGTCCGCCCCATACAGGCTGGAAGCTTAACGCATTTGCGCTGTTAGCAATCATATTGTGATGTGCAGCTACGTTTCTGAGCGTAAAGTCGAATTCAATACCGTCATCACCTCCCCATTTAATAAGATTGTGATGCATATTGATGACATAGTTAGCAATGTTGGTATTCCAATGCAAGCCAAGTGAATCACCGAAGCCTGATAGTGTGTTGTGAGCCACTTCAATACTGTTACCAGTCACAACGATACCTTCCATATCCCACGTTTCAGAACTAACATTGCCAAATAGGTTGCTTCCCTCTAAAACGTTGTGCGCAATATACAAATTTCGCTGGCCTAATTTAGCGCTTATACCAACCAAATTATTAAAGATATAATTGCTGTAAATACTGACGCCAGTTGTGTTTGCATCAAACTTTATTGCAGTCTTTGCATTAGTAACGGAAACACTTGATATATGAATGTGATCAGCCATTAAGCGAAAACCGTAATGATTTCCTTGTGCATCAATAACGGTGGCCGCAGCACCTGTACCTACAATTTTGATAGGCTCTGATTTGGTTCCGCTTTTTTTAATTTCAAATGTTCCTTGGTAGATACCAGGCAGTAACCGTATTGTTAGGCCTGGCTTAGCATTACCGAGTGCGCTATTAAGTTCAGACGGGCTGGACACAGTAACAATGTCACCTCCTAAATTCGCCTCTGGCGTATTGGCAGTGGTAAATGATGCAGTTGTTTGTGAATAGCCGACTACGCCATCAGGATCATTCAAGTTTAATTCAACCGCATATTGCGTGCCGGGCTCTAGCCCAGTAATGATGGTGGAAAAGCCTTCACCAGAAATTCCGTTATTATTTTTAGTATTCCTTACAAATTCAGGTCTCATTCTATGTAACTGAGGGCCTGCACTCCAATTTGCATCAACGGTGCGCTTATAACGTAAAGAAACGGTTGAGTTATAGTTTCTATCGCTTGGTTCAATAGGCAAGAAAAAGGCGGCAGCTGTTTGTGTTACACCGTCATTCTGTAGTGGCAATGGTCTTAATTTTTTCGCACTGTCTGTAGAGCCTGATGGTTTCCACGCCCACATACCATCAGTGCCTTGACCATCACCGCCATTTTGCAGCCCAACAAAAATATCGTTCTTTTTAACATACACAAATTTTTCGAATACTTTACCAACACCATGGCCACTCAAAGATGGGCGCTCTGGGCTGTCATCGTTCCAAATTACATCGTACTGCTTAGTGTTTGGATCCCATGTGATAATTTGTGGGCCACCATTCCAAATATAAAACTTACCATCCACAGGTCTGTAATTGTATGATGCTTGGCGATAATCAAGCTCGAAATTAAGCTCTTCAAGAGAGGGGTGGTCAGTGACTTTTGTTGCTGAAACAGTTGGGCTTTCAGCCGTTCCGCCAAAAGTGATTTTATAAATACTTTTTTGGTGAGCGCTATAAATGGCGCCTGTTTCTGGGTGCATAAATACACTGCCGACGCCAGACGCGTTTAAGCCATCAACCCTGCCTAAGTACTGTACAGTACCGTTGTAATCATACAAAAAGCCTCTGAATCCCTCATTAATGGCATGCTCTAATAGAAA
This is a stretch of genomic DNA from Flocculibacter collagenilyticus. It encodes these proteins:
- a CDS encoding capsule assembly Wzi family protein; translated protein: MLALFTAPSMAAGVSPYLPLKMAPEFEHLVERLLAKTDKADVMVKPYKAVDILRLLPQVQTSDPVLYQQINGYLKRFKKKAGKTHSKVQLSLTSREKTLANQRGQNTENWLQIEGQAFYEVNPYLRFSGGGILNDENAIPTNTMMSFGYHYAQVDIGYREHWYSPFNNGAMLISSHAEPTPTITISNYEPFTDFRVRYEMFLSKMDEQAAIKLGEQSTPGKPYLAGMHLSFALTDNFTIGLNRLMQFGGGLRSVGAKDVWQAFFDPVNKDNAQSGTDDFDDPNYEFGDQMASITAKYNFSIFDFPVSIYGEYGGEDSAHHKNYRLGNLTQSVGIFLPDVGDDHSLRFEVNDWHDQWYVHHLYSEGNSVDGHVIGHWGGDERVFGKADGATVYQLDWNWRYSSEKTLATQFKRITNDTQFVADYVPGYEIKTRYSQFINNSFWGAELYMGRTVFDKNFVRISAFYNW
- a CDS encoding glycosyltransferase family 9 protein — its product is MTLPTKQYATILVVMPKYIGDAIMATPALRLLEQLHPNAVITLFCRNNAVYELFTHHSCYQVVLDECVNGKQHLRQSRQQIQQISPDVAYLFRNNFFDALLLKLAGVPRIIGYQHDGRGWLLDYKEKIDRVRHYINHYAHLVNASHQFPFKRLPDTHLQANADTFKQDCIQVAVYAGSKQKGTRCFPTSSLVNLIAGLYEQCDKFSQKVLFTLIGAKDEQDYAAQIAEQLQHQAITVVNQAGQTTVSELVDLIAAQNLLITIDSSPMHIAAALKVNSLVLVNHGTSPWSVVAPKVATTLAVLPLGNMIENEDQSHDLDMAHALSLSCQLLNISEQGLAEQNKQDEGSSPLENYVETTQEKLE
- a CDS encoding glycosyltransferase family 2 protein; translation: MTQISKLPISVFIVAQDEEAHIEKVLQSVQCMDEVILVDSGSTDRTLEIAKKYDVKIYHHAWQGYAKQKQYAMSLCSNEWVLNLDGDEVLNPSIIARFKQIIENDECDSVRFWRNDWFIGQRLSRFTKRPNNHRLYKKSKSRFDETNLAHESAIVDGKELFINEEFDHFGYSTVEVITQKNNQYSTLKAQEKFNKSKRYSTLKLLLIFPITFLQKYLIHGQCFSGRRGFILAVMASYYAFMKEAKLYQLWQSEKKSLNCGDKM
- a CDS encoding TetR/AcrR family transcriptional regulator translates to MKTKDKIIEASITLFNQLGEPNVTTNHIAAHLNISPGNLYYHFRNKDDIIRSIFKLYARHMETQFEPVADKAHILDNLKKYMDAVFELMGRFSFFYDNLPVILARSPALKTDYLKVQEQVLVKVESLVNGLKNANIINIEDDDVTHFSHNVKQTVSFWISYFKTQSDNPQVGQQELYQGVTRVLLLFKPHFNLEYRYAYDELEAHYRTMAAEK
- a CDS encoding D-sedoheptulose 7-phosphate isomerase, yielding MQVLTDSFQRNLTQHKAVFEQLEQHQAQLLELVQQCKKALDSGGKLLFLGNGGSAADSQHLAAEFVVRFKKERNALAAIALTTDSSILTANSNDYSFDTVFSRQVEALCRENDVVIGLTTSGQSPNVNLALQAANDLGAFSVAFTGKDGGKVKDIAALSIIIQSDETARIQEAHMFFGHWLCEAIDLLHE
- the hldE gene encoding bifunctional D-glycero-beta-D-manno-heptose-7-phosphate kinase/D-glycero-beta-D-manno-heptose 1-phosphate adenylyltransferase HldE, which encodes MQLSAFKQLSKNNILVVGDVMLDRYWHGDSQRISPEAPVPVVKISALEDKVGGAANVARNIAHLDSQVTLLGIVGDDENGEQLAKLLETENIDARLIQQQQQPTIAKLRVISRHQQVVRLDFEQSFSADNANKLETAFNAIVDEYDVIIFSDYNKGSLQNVTNMIATARQHGKTVLVDPKAKDLSVYAGATVITPNKHEFVLAGGDTDTEQSIADSARKIMQAHNIDAILLTRSEQGMSVLSATEKVDMPAQVLEVSDVTGAGDTVIATLAVMMGAGMPLADAAKVANLAAGIVVGKLGAATVKPEELFAKVNQHLFKGAAEHYQTPYEDVFKHIELARMSGEKIVFTNGCFDILHAGHVRYLEQAKALGHRLVVGLNNDASISRLKGESRPVNPLAQRATILTALASVDWVIPFGEEGDDTPLELIKRVMPDILVKGGDYEAENIVGAKEVWHNGGEVIVLEFVEGCSTTNIIKKIQQNK
- a CDS encoding 3-deoxy-D-manno-octulosonic acid transferase codes for the protein MWTRLMYSMTFYASLPLIFLYFLWRGIKSPDYREGFSQRLGRYQPLNITKPVIHCHCASLGEVKAALPLIKQLLKSHSHYQMVVTTTTPTGAAELKKQLGNAIIHLYAPLDTLGASKRFCNAVKPTISLMVEVELWPNWLHTLKQHGAKLLLINGRLSLNSFNKYKKNKRLMLPVIRCFDRMMMQYPLDAKRYIALGADQDKVTVAGNIKFDLSVPAKQMRQGQVIKQTLKNRPVWIAASTHPNEHELALAIHKKVLKTLPKALLILTPRHPEQFTVARQHIEKSGFKYLQRSAMQPEVAEQIDETELSHQSVTEELSENQTATEGVLLDEHSDLATNGDDILPNTDEPTDEPLAEPSDQSINESEPVNIPITTNVLLGDTMGEMFTLMRCADVAFVGGSWAKKGGHNPLEPAALGVPVMMGPHIDNIKDIAKDLVQHKAMRQFANPEQAYQILMTWLQQPKKHRMSSQACINIMSASKGGLANNYHAVLAHLK
- a CDS encoding Ig-like domain-containing protein, producing the protein MNILFASLLSISSLTNPGWTKLDSENTFADVAISRAEHDQIISETNSYDFWGGIGPDAVFRAWTTAAYDPDKNIMYFFGGGHSDYGGNEIYSYDLNTLTWARVTEPAPLTKPEPHSQVQGKTVYVPESSPISSHTHDCFIWNRDTQSIWVASRHGYGGDGTPSHTPEDAAMWEFSIETKTWRKLPAFANPNYPKCINVPSMQKVFLLEHAINEGFRGFLYDYNGTVQYLGRVDGLNASGVGSVFMHPETGAIYSAHQKSIYKITFGGTAESPTVSATKVTDHPSLEELNFELDYRQASYNYRPVDGKFYIWNGGPQIITWDPNTKQYDVIWNDDSPERPSLSGHGVGKVFEKFVYVKKNDIFVGLQNGGDGQGTDGMWAWKPSGSTDSAKKLRPLPLQNDGVTQTAAAFFLPIEPSDRNYNSTVSLRYKRTVDANWSAGPQLHRMRPEFVRNTKNNNGISGEGFSTIITGLEPGTQYAVELNLNDPDGVVGYSQTTASFTTANTPEANLGGDIVTVSSPSELNSALGNAKPGLTIRLLPGIYQGTFEIKKSGTKSEPIKIVGTGAAATVIDAQGNHYGFRLMADHIHISSVSVTNAKTAIKFDANTTGVSIYSNYIFNNLVGISAKLGQRNLYIAHNVLEGSNLFGNVSSETWDMEGIVVTGNSIEVAHNTLSGFGDSLGLHWNTNIANYVINMHHNLIKWGGDDGIEFDFTLRNVAAHHNMIANSANALSFQPVWGGPAYAFKNIILNPARGPFKIKPEQDGPSGMYIVNNTVVKWFSNIERGGGYAWKNASGDIKLLNLNNNLFVSDETRTDYILLNSSTHSLVDFDNNAWSADGKFSFKLKTGSVFAKSFQEWKDNTPLGNNDIKVNAETVFKNYQPNIKTGTFNEYRDPLATPLQISENSNLVDKGKRVPQIAFNYSGASPDIGALELNESMPEYGATLDTTLPEAPIAVNDSKDTEVNIDISINVLENDSDLQGDPLTLIDLIEMKNGSATFSPDGTVDFSPEFEFMGEASVKYIIEDNKGNRSEATLTVNVLPPNKAPVASPDVFEVFETSPLEITFNQILENDYDPERRQLTVIAVNNPMSGRIEMQNDKFIYTAPESFIGTDEITYEIEDNLQAKHSSTITIDVLPNGTIVGSDYRDNYDLRLRTEGFTIYGKGGADIITGSSGDDVIVGGEHEDSIKGGEGDDIIKYLGDNDKYDHVEGGPGFDQIIGNKEDNFIGLTIVQEVEAIDGGEGYDIIQGQNNKQVYDFSNTQLKNIELIDGGAGSDEITGSASDDVIMGSAGNDKIDGGPGNDTAVYKLNFDKYSISIENGVVTVEAIEGDEGVDTLINIERLMFKDRGQAVGKLKP